Within the Thermoplasmata archaeon genome, the region CGGCGAGCGGTTCCGACCCCGGGAGGAGCAGGTGACCCGCGATCTGAACGTGAAGAAGTTCTCGGAGGGGTCCTTCGTCACGAATGCGACGAAGGCGGCGTCCGTCTTGATGAAGAAACTCGGCCGCAAGCCCGAGGACTACGCCCACGTGGTCATCCAGCAGCCCGACGCCCGCGCGCCCGCGACCGTGGCGGCGAAGCTCGGGTTCCAGGATGCCCAGCTCGCCTCGGGCATGATCTCCACGAAACTGGGCGATCTTGGGGCGGCCTCAACGCCCATGGGCCTCGCCGCGGCGCTCGAGGTCTCGAAGCCCGGGGAGCGCGTCTTCGTGGTCTCGTACGGAAGCGGCGCAGGGTCGGACGCGCTGAGCTTCACGGTGGTCTCTGACCGCAAGCCCGCGTTCACGGTCTCCCAGGAGTCCGCCAGGAAGGAATACATCGACTACATCCAGTATCTCAAGCTCAAGGGAGCGATCCGGTAGGTGACCTCGATGGCCCACGTTTCCGTCCCGATGTATTGGAGGACGATCCCGCAGCGCTACCGTCTCGTCGGGTTGCAGTGCAAGAAGTGCGGCAAGGTGAACTTCCCGCCCAAGGGCGTGTGCAAGTACTGCAACGCCTCCTCGGATTTCTCCGAGGTGCGGCTCTCCGGCCGCGGCAAGGTCCACACGTTCACCCTGATCGGCGCGGGCGGTGCGCCGCCCGAGTTCGCGGAGCAGGAGAAGGCCGGCGGCGTCTACCCCGTGGCCATCGTCGAGCTCGACGAAGGCCCCAAGGTCATCGGCCAGATGGCCGACGTGAACCCCAAGGACGTGAAGATCGGGATGCCCGTACGCGCGGAGCTGCGGCGAATCTACGAGGAGGAGGGCGTCGTGCGCTACGGCTTCAAGTTCGTGCCCCTCGAGGGAGGAGCGTGATCCGTTGGACAGCCACAAGGTCATGAGCATGAAGGAGGCGATCGCGAAGTTCGTCCACGACGGCGACACGGCGTACTTGGCGGGGTTCACCCACCTGATCCCCTTCGCCGCGGGGCACGAGATCATCCGCCAGGGCAAGAAGGACCTCACGCTCGCCCGGGCGACGCCGGACATCATCTACGACCAGATGATCGCCGCCGGTTGCGCGAAGAAGATCGTCTTCTCGTACGCGGGCAACCCGGGGGTCGGCTCGCTGCGCTGCTTCCGCCGCGCCACGGAGAAGGGGATTCCGAAACCGCTGGAGATCGAGGAGTACACGCACTTCGACCTTTCCGGGCGCCTGTTCGCGGGCGCGACGAACATGCCGTTCCTCCCCGTTCGGACGAACCTGGGCTCCGACCTGCCCGCGAACAACCCGAACCTCAAGGTCGTCGTAGACCCGTTCACGGGCCATCCCACGTCGGTCGTGCCACCCCTGAAGCCGGACGTGGCGGTCGTCCACGTGCAGCGCTGCGACGCCGCGGGGAACGCGCACATCTGGGGCATCGTCGGCGAGCAGAAAGACGCCGCCTTTGCCGCGAAGAAGGTTATCCTCACCGCAGAGGAGATTGTGGACGAGGCCACGATCCGGTCGGACCCGAACCGCACGCTGATCCCGGATTTCATCGTCCATGCCGTCGTCCACGAGCCCTGGGCGGCGCACCCGTCGTACACCCAGGGCTACTACGACCGCGACAACGAATTCTACATGGCCTGGGATGAGATCACGAAGGAGCACGAGTCCACGATGAAGTACCTCCAGGAGTGGGTGTTCGGCGTGGAGGACCGTGCCGCGTACGTGGAGAAGCTGGGGCGCGAGAAGCTCGAGAAGCTCCGGCCCAAGCCAATGTTGAGCGTCCCCGTGAACTACGGGAGCGTGTGACCGTGGAAACCCTGCAGGCACTGAGTCCAAGCGAGCTCATGGTGACCATCGCGGCGCGCGAGCTCATGGACGGGGAGAGCGTCCTCGTGGGCGTCGGGATCCCGAACCTCGCGGCGAACCTGGCCAAGCGCATGCACGCCCCGAACCTGATCCTGGTCTACGAATCGGGAACGATCGGCTCCAACCCGAGCCGCATGCCCCTGTCGATCGGCGACCCCTGCCTCGTGACCGGCGCGAAGAGCGTCTGCTCCATGTACGAGCAGTTCGCGTACTACATCCAGGGCGGTCGGATCGATGTGGGGTTCCTCGGCGGGGCGCAGATCGACAAATTCGGAAACATCAACTCCACCGTGATCGGGGGCTACAAGGCCCCCAAGGTCCGTCTCCCGGGGAGCGGCGGCGCGTGCGAGACCGCGTCCAACGTGAAGAAGATCATCGTGATCACGCCCCACGAGAAACGGCGCTTCATCGAGAAGGTGGACTTCATCACGAGTCCTGGCTTCCTGGACGGGAAGGCGAAGTGGGAGGCCCTCCATCTCCAGGGGGGTGGGCCGTATGCGGTGATCACGAACCTGTGCACGATGAAGTTCGATCCCGTGACCGGCGAGATGATGCTGACCGCGCTGAACCCGGGCGTCACGGTGGCCCAGGTTCAGGAGAACACGCCCTGGAAGCTCAAGGTCGCGGACCACCTGGAGCAGAACGCGCCGCCCACGGACCAAGAGTTGAAGGTCCTGCGCTCCTTGGACCCGGAGCGGATCTACCTCGGGTGAGCCGCCATGGGAGCCTTCGACCCGATCGCGGAGTATAGGGCGCGGACCCGGAAGAGCGCCGCATGGCACGCGGAGGCGAGCCGCCACCTGCCCGGCGGCGTCACGGGCAACGTGAAGTTCTACGCTCCCTACCCGGTCTATGCGAAGCGGGCCAAGGGCGGCCACCTCTGGGACCTCGACGGCAACGACTACGTGGACTACATGCTCTGCTTCGGGCCCATGATCCTGGGTCACGGCCACCCCAAGGTCCTCGAGGCGATTCGGAAGCAGATCGACCGCGACGGGACCGTGATCTTCGGTCCCCCGCACGAGCTCGAGGTCCGGATGGCGGAACGTCTCAAGCGGATCTTCCCCTTCGCGGACCTCGTGCGCTTCACGAACAGCGGTCTCGAGGCCACCCTCCACGCGCTCCGGATCGCGCGGGGCGTGAAGCACCGGGTGAAGATCGCGAAGTTCGAAGGGGCCTACCACGGCAGCTACGACGAGGTCCTCGTCAGCCTGACGCCTCCCGTGCCCGAGGCAGGCCCTGCGGATGCGCCCAAGGCGATGTCGGGATCCCTGAGCACGACGCCCGCGGAGCTGCAGGGCACGGTCGTCCTGCCGCTCAACGACTTGGACGCGTGCAACCGGATCCTGAAGGCCCATCAGGGCCAGCTCGCGGCATTGATCCTCGAGCCGGTGCAGCGGGGCTTCCTCGTCGCGGAACCCGAGTTCCTCAAGGGTCTGCGGGAGACGACGAAGGCCTTGGACATGCTCCTGATCTTCGACGAGATCATGTCGGGCTTCCGCATGGAGAAGCTCGGGGCCGTCCAGACGCTGGTCGGCGTCGACCCGGACCTCATGACCCTGGGCAAGATCATCGGGGGCGGCTTCCCGTGCGGCGCGTTCCTGGGGAGCCGTGAGACCATGGACGCGGTGAATCCCGTGACGCGCCCGGCGAGCGAGCGGGTTTTCCACGGCGGCACGTTCAACGGGCATCCCACGGTGCTCGCCGCGGGCCTCGCGACCCTGGACGTGCTCGAGGAACCCCACACGTATCCCTACCTCAACCGGATCAGCGACCAGCTCCGAGACGGCCTCAATGGACTCTTCGCCGACCTCCGGGTGGACGCCCAGGCGATCGGACCGGGCTCCACGTTCAATGTCGTGTTCGCGAAGGGGCCTATGCGGAACTACCGCGACGCAGCCAAGGCGGACAAGAAGAAGCGCGAGCTCTTCGATTTCGGGATGCTGGCCCGCGGCATCCACTTCCATCCCGACAAGCCGTTCTACACGTGCACGGCCCACACCCCCGAGGACGTGGACCGCACGCTGACCGCCGCGGAGGACGTCCTCCGCCGGATGCAGTGATCACGAGAGGCGGCCGTAGCGGTCCAGGATCTCGACCACGTCGGGCGCGGGCAACTCGCGCGACGTGTTTCCATCCCGCCCGACCACGGTCGTCGCGGTGAATAGGGAGTCCACGATGGCCTCCTCCGTGGCTTCGACCGCCGCGAGGAAGATGGGGTTCAGCTTCGCGTCGTGGACGCGTTTCTCCGTGAGGAGGTGCGCGGGCGCTTCGTACGGCACACGGGCCGATGTCGAGAAGGCGATCGCCAGGTCGCCACTGCCATTCGAGCTGAAGGACCCGAGGCGTGCGAGGCCCAGAAACGCCCGCCTCGCCACGCGGCCGAGTTGCCGAGAGGAAAGCGGAGCGTCCGTCGCCAAGACCGTGACGATCGAGCCGCCACCTCCGGGTGGCGAGCGCCCTTTCGTCTTCTCCTGGGTGATGAGTTCCCGGCCCACCGGGACGCCCGCGATCGTGAGATGCTCCTTCCACCCGAAGTTGGAAAGGACGAGGGCGCCCACGGTCCATCTCCCGTCCCGCGCCTTGAGGTGCCGGCTCGAGGACCCGATGCCTCCTTTGAGCTGGCAGCACGTCATGCCCGTCCCCGCCCCGACGGTCCCCAGGCGGACCTCCTCCGTCGCGACCGTGAGCGCGTCTCGGACGTGGCGCGGCGTGACGTGCATCCCGCGGGCGTCGTTCAGGAAGGAATCGTCGCATTCGGAGACCGTGGGGGCGATCGCATCCTCCTCGCGGGCCGCCTCGGGGTTCGCCTCCAGGGTGGCTTCGACGAGGCCCGTGAACGCGTTCCCGACGCAGAGCGTGTTCGTCAGGGCGATCGGCGTCTCGAGGACGCCAAACTCTCGCAGGTTCACGGCGGAGGTCAGCTCGCCGCATCCGTTGATCGTGTCCCACATGGCCTTGGGGCGGTCGCGCCACACGTTGCCCCGGTGGGGCACGATGGCCGTGACGCCGGTGCGGACGGGCCCCTTCCCCGGGATCAGCTCGCCTTCCCCGGAGACCAGCGTGACGTGGCCCACGCGGACCTCGCCCACGTCCGCGATCGTGTTCTTCGGACCGGGCTCCAGCATGCCGAAGCGGAGCCCGTACTCCCTGCAGCGCGAGCGAATGCGGTTCGCTCCTCCAGGGAGTCAGCGAGGGGCTCAGGACCCTTATACTTTCCCGACGGCCCCGACGATGACGGCTCGGATTCCCACGCCGCAATTGTCGAATAGGTGGTCGAGGCTCCGCGGCCGTGCCCGGGGTCCACCGTTGTCCACCCTCAGGAGCCGCGTACGCCGCTTTTACCTTTACCAGGCGTGCTCCGCGTTCGCGATCTGGATCCCGTACTGGGCCCTTTGGATGCAGGCCCACGTGGCCTCGTACTTCGAATTCACCCTCGCCGACGTCGCGTTCTGGGTCGGGCTCCTCATCTTCCAGCTTCCCGTCGGCGTGCTCGCGGACCGCCTCGGCCGCAAATGGACGATCGTCTTGAGCGAGTCATTCCGCACCGCCGGTATCCTGGGCTACGGCTTCGGGATCAACCTCCTGGGGTACGTTGCGGCGAACATCATCTGGTCCATCGGCGGCGCCTTCTCGATCGGGACGTCGGCATACCTGTACGAGACCCTGATGGAGGCCCGGCAAGAGGCCGAGTTCCCGCGGTACATCGGCAGGAACACGTTCATCCAGATCGGCACGAACGCCGCGGCCGCACTGGTTGGGGGCGTCGTCGTCGCCGTGACCGGCAGCTACCAGATCACACTCATCCTCGGCGGGCTGATCAATGTCTCCGCGATCGTCGTGGCCGCGTCCTTCGTCGAGCCTGCCGTGGACCGGCAAACGGAGCCGACGGCTCTGAAGCAGCTGGGACAGGGTCTGCGGATCGTGCGTCGCCGAGAGGGCGTCGCCCTCCTGATCGGCCTCCAAGTTTTCCTCGGAGTCGCGCTGTACCTGATGACAGCCTTCCGGTCCCCTTACCTCGCAGCCGTCGGCATCGCGCCCGGCGACATCGGGGTTTGGGTCGCGGGCTTCCTGCTCGTCGCGGCCGTGGTCTCGGCGTTCACAGGGGCCATCTCGGACCGTCTTGGCGAGTTCGGGTCCCTCTCCCTAATCGCCCTCTTCGCCGCGGGTCCATTCTTCGGCCTCTGGATCGCCGGCCGCACCGCGTGGGCTGCCATTCTCCTCCAGATCCCTGTCTACGTCGTCTGGAGCTTGGAACCGCCGCTAATCTCCGCGTACCTCAACCGCCGTCTCGAGCCGGGGCTGAGGGCGACCGTCCTCTCGATGGGGTCGTTCGCCTACACCCTCGGCCTCGTGATTGCTGAACCCTTGGCGGGCTTAGCCGTCACGGGGGAGAACATCCTCATCCTCGGACTGTTCCTCGGCCTCTTGACCGCCGTCCCGTGCACCTACATCCTCGTGCGGTGGCGGGCGACCGTTGCGCCATGGCCTGCGATTACGCCCATCCCCTCCCGGCTCGTCCCCGGCGGCGCCCGCGTGTCCAGGTTCTCCCGCGTGTTCGAACGGCTGGGTCGGCTCTGGCCCTGATGGATGCACCAATGGCCAGCATTCCCCCGACCTTCAGGACTGGGATGCGGGGAAGTTAGGATGTTTCGGTGCGAGAGAACGTCGAAGAAGTCGCGACCGCGATGTATCGAAGGGCTCGGTGCAAGGTTGAGCACCCCATGGCCGTCCGAGGCGGTTCGGCGGGAAAGAGAGGCCTTGAACAACGCTTATCTAGCCACGGTCCCTCTCCGGCTCGTAAGGGGGACCCGGGCTATCCCTCCGGTTGGGGGCGAGGGGCGATGCGACCGACATGGTCGACCGCGCCTGACTTCCCAACGCCCCGGACGGCGATGGGGCCCCTGGAGGATGCGAGGTGGGCACCATGTCCGCTCAACGTATGATCGTGGTTGGCGTCGTCGTCGTCTTGGCCTTGATGAGTTTGGCAGTTCTGGCAGTACCAGCGGCAGCGGCGCGACCGGTCGCCGGTCGGGACCTCCAGACAGTTTCTCATGCGGCATCGATCCTCCCGGCAAAGGTTCCATCCGACTCGGTCCGCGCCGTCTCGTCTGCATCGCGTGCCGGTCTCGCCCAGAGCATCGTCCAGAGGATCAAAGCGGCGAACGTCCCGATGACCGCGGCGTACCTCCCGAATCTGCTCGCCCAGGTTCGGGTGTCGAACGGTGTCGTCCAGCC harbors:
- a CDS encoding Zn-ribbon domain-containing OB-fold protein; amino-acid sequence: MAHVSVPMYWRTIPQRYRLVGLQCKKCGKVNFPPKGVCKYCNASSDFSEVRLSGRGKVHTFTLIGAGGAPPEFAEQEKAGGVYPVAIVELDEGPKVIGQMADVNPKDVKIGMPVRAELRRIYEEEGVVRYGFKFVPLEGGA
- a CDS encoding CoA-transferase, translating into MSMKEAIAKFVHDGDTAYLAGFTHLIPFAAGHEIIRQGKKDLTLARATPDIIYDQMIAAGCAKKIVFSYAGNPGVGSLRCFRRATEKGIPKPLEIEEYTHFDLSGRLFAGATNMPFLPVRTNLGSDLPANNPNLKVVVDPFTGHPTSVVPPLKPDVAVVHVQRCDAAGNAHIWGIVGEQKDAAFAAKKVILTAEEIVDEATIRSDPNRTLIPDFIVHAVVHEPWAAHPSYTQGYYDRDNEFYMAWDEITKEHESTMKYLQEWVFGVEDRAAYVEKLGREKLEKLRPKPMLSVPVNYGSV
- a CDS encoding CoA-transferase, which encodes MVTIAARELMDGESVLVGVGIPNLAANLAKRMHAPNLILVYESGTIGSNPSRMPLSIGDPCLVTGAKSVCSMYEQFAYYIQGGRIDVGFLGGAQIDKFGNINSTVIGGYKAPKVRLPGSGGACETASNVKKIIVITPHEKRRFIEKVDFITSPGFLDGKAKWEALHLQGGGPYAVITNLCTMKFDPVTGEMMLTALNPGVTVAQVQENTPWKLKVADHLEQNAPPTDQELKVLRSLDPERIYLG
- a CDS encoding aspartate aminotransferase family protein gives rise to the protein MGAFDPIAEYRARTRKSAAWHAEASRHLPGGVTGNVKFYAPYPVYAKRAKGGHLWDLDGNDYVDYMLCFGPMILGHGHPKVLEAIRKQIDRDGTVIFGPPHELEVRMAERLKRIFPFADLVRFTNSGLEATLHALRIARGVKHRVKIAKFEGAYHGSYDEVLVSLTPPVPEAGPADAPKAMSGSLSTTPAELQGTVVLPLNDLDACNRILKAHQGQLAALILEPVQRGFLVAEPEFLKGLRETTKALDMLLIFDEIMSGFRMEKLGAVQTLVGVDPDLMTLGKIIGGGFPCGAFLGSRETMDAVNPVTRPASERVFHGGTFNGHPTVLAAGLATLDVLEEPHTYPYLNRISDQLRDGLNGLFADLRVDAQAIGPGSTFNVVFAKGPMRNYRDAAKADKKKRELFDFGMLARGIHFHPDKPFYTCTAHTPEDVDRTLTAAEDVLRRMQ
- a CDS encoding P1 family peptidase → MLEPGPKNTIADVGEVRVGHVTLVSGEGELIPGKGPVRTGVTAIVPHRGNVWRDRPKAMWDTINGCGELTSAVNLREFGVLETPIALTNTLCVGNAFTGLVEATLEANPEAAREEDAIAPTVSECDDSFLNDARGMHVTPRHVRDALTVATEEVRLGTVGAGTGMTCCQLKGGIGSSSRHLKARDGRWTVGALVLSNFGWKEHLTIAGVPVGRELITQEKTKGRSPPGGGGSIVTVLATDAPLSSRQLGRVARRAFLGLARLGSFSSNGSGDLAIAFSTSARVPYEAPAHLLTEKRVHDAKLNPIFLAAVEATEEAIVDSLFTATTVVGRDGNTSRELPAPDVVEILDRYGRLS
- a CDS encoding MFS transporter → MSTLRSRVRRFYLYQACSAFAIWIPYWALWMQAHVASYFEFTLADVAFWVGLLIFQLPVGVLADRLGRKWTIVLSESFRTAGILGYGFGINLLGYVAANIIWSIGGAFSIGTSAYLYETLMEARQEAEFPRYIGRNTFIQIGTNAAAALVGGVVVAVTGSYQITLILGGLINVSAIVVAASFVEPAVDRQTEPTALKQLGQGLRIVRRREGVALLIGLQVFLGVALYLMTAFRSPYLAAVGIAPGDIGVWVAGFLLVAAVVSAFTGAISDRLGEFGSLSLIALFAAGPFFGLWIAGRTAWAAILLQIPVYVVWSLEPPLISAYLNRRLEPGLRATVLSMGSFAYTLGLVIAEPLAGLAVTGENILILGLFLGLLTAVPCTYILVRWRATVAPWPAITPIPSRLVPGGARVSRFSRVFERLGRLWP